One genomic segment of Marinitoga sp. 38H-ov includes these proteins:
- a CDS encoding chorismate mutase — protein MVGIRGATSIEKNEKSHIIKRSTELYNEIIKNNHIKDIIAILASVTPDITAYNPITAIREEFDLKDIPLMTLQEAMFEESHEGIIRLLILCESETKNFVFLHKAKKLREDLFP, from the coding sequence ATGGTTGGAATAAGAGGAGCAACATCAATAGAAAAAAATGAAAAAAGTCATATAATAAAACGTTCTACAGAATTATACAATGAAATTATAAAAAATAATCATATAAAAGATATTATTGCAATATTAGCTTCCGTAACTCCTGATATTACAGCATATAATCCAATTACGGCAATAAGAGAAGAATTTGATTTAAAAGATATTCCATTAATGACATTGCAAGAAGCAATGTTTGAAGAGTCTCATGAGGGTATAATAAGATTATTAATTTTATGTGAGAGTGAAACTAAAAATTTTGTGTTTTTGCATAAAGCTAAAAAATTAAGGGAAGATTTATTCCCTTGA
- a CDS encoding TIGR03915 family putative DNA repair protein, with product MNIYTYDGTFPGFLSLIYHCYNTRKIPDIVFRNYNPTIFNLIENIKTDYEKARIVIVFILKNLDKDVLRNIYLSYLSEIENIEVDIIKYFNLSIKIGWNAEFYIDKNYVLKLKDSIQKVINETHRFKGLLRFRELKDNTLYAPFEPAHNIITLLSSYFKDRLKNENWVIHDLKRNLALVYKNECTELFEVANNEQNFYLKDENLSYLENEYQIFWKNYFISSEIHERLNPKLQRQYMPKRYWKYLTEF from the coding sequence ATGAATATTTATACATATGATGGCACGTTTCCGGGTTTTTTAAGTTTAATTTATCATTGTTATAATACAAGAAAAATACCTGATATAGTTTTTAGAAATTATAATCCTACTATTTTTAATTTAATAGAAAATATAAAAACAGACTATGAAAAAGCTAGAATTGTTATAGTTTTTATTTTAAAAAATTTAGATAAAGATGTATTAAGAAATATTTATTTATCATATTTATCTGAAATTGAAAATATAGAGGTTGATATTATAAAATACTTTAATTTATCAATTAAAATAGGCTGGAATGCAGAATTTTATATAGATAAAAATTATGTTTTAAAGTTAAAAGATTCTATTCAAAAAGTCATTAATGAAACACATAGATTTAAAGGATTATTAAGATTTAGAGAATTAAAAGATAATACTCTATATGCGCCATTTGAACCAGCTCATAATATAATAACATTATTATCTTCTTATTTTAAAGATAGATTAAAAAACGAAAATTGGGTAATTCATGATTTGAAACGCAATTTGGCACTTGTGTATAAAAATGAATGTACAGAGTTATTTGAAGTAGCAAACAATGAACAAAATTTTTATTTAAAAGATGAAAATCTATCATATTTAGAAAATGAATATCAAATTTTTTGGAAAAATTATTTTATTAGTTCTGAAATACATGAAAGATTAAATCCTAAATTGCAAAGGCAATATATGCCTAAGCGCTATTGGAAGTATCTTACAGAATTTTGA
- a CDS encoding putative DNA modification/repair radical SAM protein, whose translation MDVNEKLKILSASAKYDVSCSSSGSERANSKKGLGKTISSGVCHSWTNDGRCISLLKILLSNACIYDCAYCINRSSNNIKRATFTVDEIVNITINFYKRNYIEGLFLSSAIIKNSDYTMEQMLKVVKKLRLDENFNGYIHLKVIPGADLKLIHEAGFHADRLSVNIELPSEKSLKLLAPQKKKENIIKPMSFLGQNTLANLEERKKYKKVPLFVPGGHTTQLIVGASPENDFRILKLAEGMYKKFNIKRVYYSAFIKVTDDPKLPNIKPPLRRENRLYQADWLLRFYKFSANEILDEKNPFLDEDIDPKTSWALRNFNYFPVEINKASYEMLLRVPGIGIKSALTILKIRKYVPITFDQLKKIGVVLKRAKYFITCSGKYYSNVLLNPEIIKEELIKSEKKLIPIFPLTDIKKVV comes from the coding sequence ATGGATGTAAATGAAAAATTAAAAATATTATCGGCATCTGCTAAATATGATGTTTCATGTTCTTCAAGTGGAAGTGAGCGAGCAAATTCCAAAAAAGGGTTAGGAAAAACCATTAGTAGCGGTGTATGCCATAGTTGGACGAATGATGGTCGTTGTATCTCTTTACTTAAAATTCTACTTTCTAATGCTTGTATATATGACTGTGCATATTGTATTAATAGATCAAGTAATAATATTAAACGTGCAACTTTTACTGTTGATGAAATAGTTAATATAACTATAAATTTTTATAAGAGAAATTATATTGAAGGTTTGTTTTTAAGTTCCGCGATTATTAAAAATTCAGATTATACAATGGAACAAATGCTGAAAGTTGTAAAAAAACTTAGATTAGATGAAAATTTCAATGGATATATTCATTTAAAAGTAATACCTGGTGCTGATTTAAAATTAATTCATGAAGCCGGATTCCATGCAGATCGTTTGAGTGTAAATATCGAATTACCTAGTGAGAAAAGTTTAAAATTATTAGCTCCTCAAAAGAAAAAAGAAAATATAATAAAACCAATGAGTTTTTTGGGACAAAATACATTAGCTAATTTGGAAGAAAGAAAAAAATATAAAAAAGTTCCGTTATTTGTTCCCGGTGGTCACACAACACAATTAATTGTTGGTGCATCACCAGAAAATGATTTTCGGATTTTAAAACTAGCTGAAGGTATGTATAAAAAATTTAATATTAAAAGAGTATATTATTCTGCATTTATTAAGGTCACAGATGATCCTAAACTACCAAATATAAAACCTCCATTAAGAAGAGAAAATAGATTGTACCAAGCAGATTGGTTATTAAGATTTTATAAATTTTCTGCAAATGAGATTCTTGATGAGAAAAATCCGTTTCTAGATGAAGATATTGATCCTAAAACATCATGGGCTTTAAGAAACTTTAACTACTTTCCTGTCGAAATTAATAAAGCATCATATGAAATGCTATTAAGAGTACCTGGAATAGGTATAAAATCTGCCTTAACTATTTTAAAAATTAGGAAATATGTTCCTATTACTTTTGATCAATTAAAAAAAATTGGCGTTGTTTTAAAACGGGCTAAATATTTTATAACTTGTAGCGGGAAATATTATTCAAATGTCCTTTTAAATCCAGAAATAATAAAAGAAGAATTAATAAAAAGTGAAAAAAAATTAATTCCAATATTTCCATTAACTGATATTAAGAAGGTGGTGTAA
- a CDS encoding phospholipase D-like domain-containing protein: protein MKKFQALLLFLTFIISSFAISEGEWIVSSKKSDLPGVYFDGKEYFWRADYHLEDLKDATSINLEIHHITDDSTVLFFDEGNREKANWKYIKSLLDRAKKFVWMAIYDVNYYPFINELKELKKKGIDVRLVYETDNINSYINELSKIGIKTKHDKNYKLMHNKFLIIDGYCVITGSTNFTNNGFGYNSNNSIVIFSNELAEDYMNEFNEMFEYEYYGKQSLDNKPYKKVEFDSGLIKPYFTPEDDLTDRIIELINNAKNSIHVMMFTFSKKEIADALIRAKNNGIDVKVIAEEYQSNYKWAQINYLKENGVNVILDKNNKTFHYKTMIIDGKITLTGSFNFTNSAQYNNDENSLIIYSEYISKEYENEFDKLWNKYTIY from the coding sequence ATGAAGAAGTTTCAAGCATTGTTATTGTTTCTAACATTTATAATATCGTCATTTGCTATTTCTGAAGGAGAATGGATAGTATCATCAAAAAAATCTGATTTACCAGGAGTATATTTTGATGGAAAAGAATATTTTTGGAGAGCAGATTATCATCTTGAAGACTTAAAAGATGCAACTAGTATTAATTTGGAAATTCATCATATTACAGATGATTCTACGGTATTATTTTTTGATGAAGGTAATCGTGAAAAAGCTAATTGGAAATATATAAAATCATTACTGGATAGAGCAAAAAAGTTTGTGTGGATGGCAATTTATGATGTTAATTATTATCCTTTTATAAACGAATTAAAAGAGTTAAAAAAGAAAGGTATAGATGTAAGATTAGTTTATGAAACTGATAATATAAATTCATATATAAATGAATTAAGTAAAATTGGAATAAAAACAAAACACGACAAAAATTATAAATTAATGCATAATAAATTTTTGATTATTGATGGATATTGTGTAATAACTGGTAGTACAAACTTTACAAATAATGGATTTGGATATAATTCCAATAATTCCATTGTTATATTTTCAAATGAGTTAGCAGAAGATTATATGAATGAATTTAATGAAATGTTCGAATATGAATATTACGGGAAACAATCGTTGGATAATAAACCATATAAAAAAGTAGAATTTGATAGCGGTCTTATAAAACCATACTTTACACCAGAAGATGATTTAACAGATAGAATTATAGAATTAATAAACAATGCCAAAAATTCTATACATGTTATGATGTTTACATTTAGCAAAAAAGAAATAGCCGATGCTTTAATAAGAGCTAAAAACAATGGTATTGATGTTAAAGTTATAGCTGAAGAATATCAATCAAATTATAAATGGGCACAAATTAATTATTTAAAAGAAAATGGAGTTAACGTAATTTTAGATAAAAACAATAAAACATTTCATTATAAAACCATGATAATAGATGGAAAGATAACTTTAACAGGATCTTTTAATTTTACTAATTCAGCACAATACAACAATGATGAAAATTCTCTCATTATATATAGTGAATATATATCCAAAGAATACGAAAATGAATTTGATAAATTATGGAATAAATATACTATTTATTAA
- a CDS encoding PadR family transcriptional regulator, which produces MKRKCQKFKGTMLFEAYILLFLKEKPNHGYNLISKLKEIGFQINEPTIIYRKLKQMEKMGYIFSNIQVSEEGPPKKVFYITKLGEIYLNELSNEIKERINILNKFLEEYERSGKDENSNSVN; this is translated from the coding sequence ATGAAAAGAAAATGTCAAAAATTTAAAGGAACAATGTTATTTGAAGCATATATATTACTTTTTTTAAAAGAAAAACCTAATCACGGATATAATTTAATATCAAAACTAAAAGAAATAGGATTTCAAATAAATGAACCTACTATAATATACAGAAAACTAAAGCAAATGGAAAAAATGGGATATATATTTTCAAATATACAAGTAAGCGAAGAAGGTCCACCAAAAAAAGTTTTCTATATTACAAAATTAGGTGAAATATATTTAAATGAATTATCTAATGAAATAAAAGAAAGAATAAATATATTAAATAAATTTTTAGAAGAATATGAAAGGAGTGGTAAAGATGAAAATAGCAATTCCGTTAATTGA
- a CDS encoding NifB/NifX family molybdenum-iron cluster-binding protein, whose protein sequence is MKIAIPLIENLGKESRISDHFGRAPYFGLIEYNGNYELEIIENPLVVHKPGEVPTFMKENGINLVIAKGMGERGYLILKKFGIEVIRGANGTIDEIMTLFKENKLKDIEFHNHHEHHNHEHHHGHNHEHPQHK, encoded by the coding sequence ATGAAAATAGCAATTCCGTTAATTGAAAATTTAGGTAAAGAATCAAGAATAAGTGATCACTTTGGTAGAGCTCCATATTTTGGATTAATTGAATATAATGGAAATTATGAATTAGAAATAATTGAAAATCCTTTAGTTGTTCATAAACCTGGAGAAGTCCCAACATTTATGAAAGAAAATGGTATAAATTTAGTGATTGCAAAAGGTATGGGTGAAAGAGGATACTTGATTTTAAAAAAATTTGGCATAGAGGTTATTAGAGGAGCTAATGGCACTATTGATGAAATAATGACTTTATTTAAAGAAAATAAACTAAAAGATATAGAATTTCATAATCACCATGAACATCACAACCATGAACATCATCATGGTCATAATCACGAACATCCCCAACATAAATAA
- a CDS encoding aldo/keto reductase encodes MLTTVSNSDFKMSRIVQGMMRLNNWGMNIDELENFILETIDLGVTSFDHADIYGGNHLCESIFGEVLKKNKYIRNKIQIITKCDIRYNHNSNALVRKYYDTSKEYIINTVEKSLKSLNTDYIDLFLIHRPDLLMNPDEIAEAFYELHKSGKVLYFGVSNFTPQQFKTLQSRLNIKLITNQIEISPYSLEHFYNENVYFLMEEQINPMAWSPLAGGKLLNPDDDKSERINKALKMVAKDINIDELDIIIFSWLLSHPLGIFPISGSGKINRLKNAVKALDVKLNKEQWYAIYTASLGYNVP; translated from the coding sequence ATGTTAACTACTGTTTCAAATAGCGATTTCAAAATGTCAAGAATTGTTCAGGGTATGATGAGATTAAATAATTGGGGAATGAATATAGATGAGTTGGAAAACTTTATTTTAGAAACTATTGATTTAGGAGTTACATCATTTGATCATGCAGATATATATGGAGGGAATCATCTTTGTGAGTCAATATTTGGCGAGGTTTTGAAAAAAAATAAATATATAAGAAACAAAATTCAAATAATAACAAAATGTGATATTAGATATAATCATAATAGTAACGCTTTGGTGAGAAAATATTACGATACTAGTAAAGAATATATTATAAACACTGTCGAAAAATCTTTAAAAAGTTTAAATACAGATTATATTGATTTATTTTTAATACATAGGCCAGATCTTTTAATGAATCCAGATGAAATTGCTGAAGCTTTTTATGAATTACATAAATCAGGTAAAGTGCTATATTTTGGAGTGTCCAATTTCACTCCACAGCAATTTAAAACTTTACAATCAAGATTAAACATAAAATTGATAACAAATCAAATAGAAATATCACCATATTCTTTAGAACATTTCTATAATGAAAATGTTTATTTTTTAATGGAAGAACAAATTAACCCTATGGCATGGTCTCCATTAGCAGGAGGAAAATTATTAAATCCTGATGATGATAAATCGGAAAGAATAAATAAAGCATTAAAAATGGTAGCTAAAGATATTAATATAGATGAATTAGATATCATAATTTTTTCATGGTTGTTAAGTCACCCATTGGGCATATTCCCAATTTCTGGAAGCGGTAAGATAAACAGATTAAAAAACGCTGTAAAAGCTTTAGATGTGAAACTAAATAAAGAACAATGGTATGCTATTTACACAGCATCTCTAGGATATAATGTTCCTTAA
- a CDS encoding SOS response-associated peptidase — protein MCGRYTFFAKKENIEFKIKNINSFDFKEDYNISPGREIRGIIKKGNNYYLQKFIWGMLPNKNNFNNNFNKSSSKYFIINSRKESLLDIYYDSFKNFRCVILASGFYEWRIEGSKKTPYYFKFNNNKIIYFAGIYKIREDGFPTCSIITVESNDKIKNIHDRIPAILDYNHAKIWLDENNDDILLNILKPVNNLEFYEVNRNVGNTVFNSVETILPFKNDYKLFE, from the coding sequence ATGTGCGGTAGATACACTTTTTTTGCAAAAAAAGAAAATATTGAATTTAAAATTAAAAATATAAACTCTTTTGATTTTAAAGAAGATTATAATATCTCTCCTGGAAGAGAAATAAGGGGTATTATTAAGAAAGGAAATAACTATTACTTACAAAAGTTTATTTGGGGGATGCTACCAAATAAAAACAATTTTAATAATAATTTTAATAAAAGTAGTTCAAAATATTTTATTATTAATTCAAGGAAAGAAAGTCTTTTAGACATATATTATGATTCTTTTAAGAATTTTAGGTGTGTAATTTTAGCTTCTGGATTTTATGAATGGAGAATAGAAGGAAGTAAGAAAACACCTTATTACTTTAAATTTAATAACAACAAAATAATTTACTTTGCTGGTATATATAAAATTAGAGAAGACGGATTTCCTACATGTTCTATTATTACGGTAGAATCAAACGATAAAATAAAAAATATTCATGACAGGATTCCTGCTATTTTAGATTATAATCATGCTAAAATATGGTTAGATGAAAATAATGATGATATTTTATTGAATATATTAAAACCAGTAAATAATTTAGAATTTTATGAGGTTAATAGAAATGTAGGTAATACTGTGTTTAACTCCGTGGAAACCATTCTTCCATTTAAAAATGATTATAAATTATTTGAATGA
- a CDS encoding endonuclease, translating into MFIDLIDIYQKLYSVYNIPDGWWPGDSNFEIMVGALLTQNTNWNNVEKSLHNLKNLLTPISLYDLPIEELEELIKPSGFYGVKAKYLKNLLEWFKKYDFSFDELNNKEKDELRNELLNIKGIGKETADSILLYAFNKLSFVIDSYTIRMFSRIGLNIKKDYDTYKIFFENKLPKNIILYKNYHGLIVEHSKKYCKKKPLCKNCFLKNLCLFGEKYVR; encoded by the coding sequence ATGTTTATTGATTTAATAGATATTTATCAGAAATTATATTCTGTATATAATATTCCTGATGGATGGTGGCCGGGAGATAGTAATTTTGAAATAATGGTAGGTGCATTGCTGACTCAAAATACGAATTGGAATAATGTTGAAAAATCACTACACAATTTAAAAAATTTATTAACTCCTATTTCATTATATGATTTACCTATTGAAGAATTAGAAGAACTTATTAAACCTTCAGGATTTTATGGAGTAAAAGCTAAATATTTAAAAAATTTATTAGAATGGTTTAAAAAATATGATTTTTCGTTTGATGAGCTTAATAACAAAGAAAAAGATGAATTGAGAAATGAACTATTAAATATTAAAGGGATTGGTAAAGAAACCGCGGATTCAATTTTATTATATGCATTTAACAAATTATCTTTTGTTATAGATTCATATACTATAAGAATGTTTTCAAGAATAGGATTAAATATAAAAAAAGATTATGATACTTACAAAATTTTTTTTGAAAATAAATTACCAAAAAATATTATATTATACAAAAATTATCATGGATTAATTGTGGAACATTCAAAAAAATATTGTAAAAAAAAGCCGTTATGTAAAAATTGTTTTTTAAAGAATTTATGCTTGTTTGGAGAAAAATATGTGCGGTAG
- a CDS encoding D-glycerate dehydrogenase, giving the protein MPKVAFTYEIPEIAEKKLREAGFDIWINKEDRTLSHEEILELAKSNDALITLLSDKIDKEVIEAGKGNLKVISNYAVGYNNIDVDAAKDAGIFVTNTPGVLSDATADLAWALLFAVARKIVESDKFVREGKFVGWRPKLFLGYDIKGKTLGIIGMGRIGREMAKRALGFDMNVLYYKRNRLSELEEKELGIKYATIEEIVKNSDYISLHTPLTNETYHLLDEKEFSLMKPNAIIINTARGPVINEKVLIKYLKEKKIAGAGLDVYEEEPKIPQELLELDNVVLTPHTGSATYETRDKMAEMVAENVIVALKGDVPPNNVY; this is encoded by the coding sequence ATGCCAAAAGTTGCTTTTACATATGAAATTCCTGAAATAGCTGAAAAAAAATTAAGGGAAGCTGGATTTGATATTTGGATAAATAAAGAAGATAGAACATTAAGTCACGAAGAAATATTAGAATTAGCTAAATCAAATGATGCTTTAATAACTTTGTTAAGTGATAAAATTGACAAAGAAGTTATTGAAGCAGGAAAAGGTAATTTGAAAGTTATATCTAATTACGCAGTTGGATATAATAATATAGATGTTGATGCTGCAAAAGATGCAGGGATATTTGTTACTAATACTCCTGGTGTATTGAGTGATGCTACTGCAGATTTAGCTTGGGCATTGCTATTTGCTGTTGCTAGAAAAATTGTAGAAAGTGATAAATTTGTTAGAGAAGGAAAATTTGTAGGTTGGAGACCAAAATTATTTTTAGGTTATGATATAAAAGGTAAAACTTTAGGCATTATAGGAATGGGAAGAATTGGAAGAGAAATGGCTAAAAGAGCATTGGGATTTGATATGAATGTATTGTATTATAAAAGAAATAGATTGTCAGAGTTAGAAGAAAAAGAACTAGGTATAAAGTATGCGACAATAGAAGAAATAGTTAAAAATTCTGATTATATTTCTTTGCATACTCCATTAACAAATGAAACATATCATTTATTAGATGAAAAAGAATTTTCCTTAATGAAACCTAATGCAATTATTATTAACACAGCTAGAGGACCTGTAATAAATGAAAAAGTATTAATCAAATATTTAAAAGAGAAAAAAATAGCTGGTGCTGGTTTAGATGTTTATGAAGAAGAACCTAAAATACCTCAAGAATTACTAGAACTAGACAATGTTGTATTGACTCCTCATACTGGTAGTGCTACATATGAAACAAGAGACAAAATGGCTGAAATGGTTGCTGAAAATGTTATTGTTGCATTGAAAGGGGATGTGCCACCAAATAATGTTTATTGA
- a CDS encoding DUF2089 domain-containing protein, translating to MYKAPVICPVCNKKMHIEVLRCLNCHSKLEGNFELNEFATLSNENIEFLRLYLLNRGNLSKVSELLKLSYPTVLNKFNKLLSDLGYDVNDISKNTEKTVIEKKKIIDDLEKGLIDPKEAINKLKTLKGEKL from the coding sequence ATGTACAAAGCGCCTGTTATTTGCCCAGTATGTAATAAAAAAATGCATATTGAAGTATTAAGATGTTTAAATTGCCATTCAAAATTAGAAGGGAACTTTGAATTAAATGAATTCGCTACATTGAGTAATGAAAATATAGAATTTTTACGGTTATATTTGCTGAATAGAGGAAACTTATCAAAAGTTTCTGAATTATTAAAGTTATCTTATCCTACAGTATTAAACAAGTTTAATAAATTATTATCTGATTTAGGTTATGATGTAAATGATATATCTAAAAATACAGAAAAAACTGTTATTGAAAAGAAAAAGATTATTGATGACTTAGAAAAGGGATTAATAGATCCTAAAGAGGCTATTAATAAATTAAAAACTTTAAAGGGGGAAAAATTATGA
- a CDS encoding MBL fold metallo-hydrolase has product MKITSIVDNFKIHPLLKRDWGISILIESEKKILFDTGADYRILEHNIKHLGLDLEYIDALFLSHDHDDHTGGLDFVLDKFNVKKAYIPSNFSNDLINKLEKKTKVNMCEKVVEIKKNIYSTGTFDENVSEHSLVLKTNNGLIVITGCAHPKIESILEFSKEYFNDKIYAAIGGFHFYKLYEEKLYVRLDRIKKIGVDYILPSHCTGIESINVMNVEFKDRIIKFGVGSKIEIQ; this is encoded by the coding sequence GTGAAAATAACGAGTATTGTAGATAATTTTAAAATCCATCCTCTGTTGAAAAGAGATTGGGGAATATCTATTCTTATAGAAAGTGAAAAAAAAATTCTTTTTGATACTGGAGCTGATTATAGAATATTGGAACACAATATTAAACATTTAGGTTTAGATTTAGAATATATTGATGCGCTTTTTTTAAGTCATGACCATGATGATCATACTGGTGGTTTAGATTTTGTTTTAGATAAATTTAATGTCAAAAAAGCTTATATTCCTTCAAATTTTTCAAATGACTTAATAAACAAATTAGAAAAAAAGACTAAAGTAAATATGTGTGAAAAAGTAGTTGAAATTAAAAAAAACATTTATTCTACTGGTACTTTTGATGAAAACGTATCAGAACATTCCCTAGTTTTAAAAACTAATAATGGTTTAATAGTAATTACAGGATGCGCCCACCCGAAAATTGAAAGTATCCTTGAATTTTCAAAGGAATATTTTAATGATAAGATTTATGCAGCAATAGGTGGATTCCATTTTTATAAATTATATGAGGAAAAATTATATGTAAGATTAGATAGAATTAAAAAAATAGGTGTTGATTACATATTGCCATCTCATTGTACTGGAATTGAATCAATAAATGTAATGAATGTTGAATTTAAAGATAGAATAATAAAATTTGGTGTTGGATCAAAAATAGAAATTCAATGA
- a CDS encoding zinc ABC transporter substrate-binding protein yields MKKYILLIFLIFLYLNLFSINIVTSVKPLELVTKELVSNANIITVYKNSDFNVEDFKNIDLFIVLDNEIDLNEKQNFVKLSEGVLYYPYNENPFLWADPLYTVVIAYKIEKKLESIYPEKAYEFRNNLLSFTQKLVDLSDEFSKVIKDKKINILDVNNTFVHFYKRYNINYSTLNEDELITQEKIIISNVNYDNSILNNLKNKKIIVDIFASQYNNIIKFYKDIIDNLVN; encoded by the coding sequence ATGAAAAAATATATTCTATTAATCTTTTTAATTTTTCTCTATTTGAATTTATTTTCAATAAACATCGTTACTTCTGTTAAACCATTAGAATTGGTTACAAAAGAATTAGTATCAAATGCAAATATTATAACTGTTTATAAAAATAGTGATTTTAACGTAGAAGATTTTAAAAATATTGATTTATTTATTGTTTTGGATAATGAAATAGATTTAAATGAAAAACAAAATTTTGTTAAATTATCAGAAGGAGTATTATATTATCCTTATAATGAAAATCCTTTTTTATGGGCTGATCCATTATATACAGTAGTAATTGCATATAAAATAGAAAAAAAATTAGAAAGCATTTATCCTGAAAAAGCCTATGAGTTTAGAAATAATTTATTATCTTTTACACAAAAACTAGTGGATTTATCTGATGAATTTTCAAAAGTTATTAAAGATAAAAAAATAAATATTTTAGATGTGAATAATACTTTTGTTCATTTTTATAAAAGATATAATATTAATTACTCTACTTTAAATGAAGACGAATTGATTACTCAAGAAAAAATAATAATTTCTAATGTTAATTATGACAATTCTATCTTAAATAATCTAAAAAATAAAAAAATTATAGTTGATATATTTGCATCTCAGTATAATAATATCATAAAATTTTATAAAGATATAATTGATAATTTAGTTAATTAA
- a CDS encoding NAD(P)/FAD-dependent oxidoreductase, giving the protein MEFDVIIIGAGPAGLFCSYKIKNKKVLILEKNEKPGKKLLITGGGKCNFTNIDDIKELYTHYGEKKNFVKRALYNYSNKDLLNEVDFEYIITDDGKAFPKSMESKTVLNWLLEKNNKKNVEIKYNIEIHNIDKTEKFMVNTNKGKYTSKFLILATGGKSYPVLGSNGDGYKFAKNFGHNIVKPKPALTPIIIKDFPFKDLSGNSMNVIIRKEKKIFKGNLLFTHKGFSGPVILNSSRYFNDGDNITVSFVNIDNEEKFKSDFLELLNKNKNEFLFDALKRYNLTKRFIAIMFKRLDLKRNKKCNNVSKEERSKIINYLFKQSFVIERVGDFNIAIVTLGGVDTKEIDSKTMESKLVENLYFIGEVLDVDGDTGGYNIQWAFSSAKAASDNINKII; this is encoded by the coding sequence ATGGAATTTGATGTAATAATAATAGGAGCAGGTCCAGCAGGATTGTTCTGCTCTTATAAAATAAAAAATAAGAAAGTATTAATATTAGAAAAAAATGAAAAACCTGGAAAAAAGCTTTTAATTACAGGTGGAGGTAAATGTAATTTTACAAATATTGATGATATCAAAGAATTATATACTCATTATGGTGAGAAAAAAAACTTTGTTAAAAGAGCATTATATAATTATTCTAACAAAGATTTATTAAATGAAGTTGATTTTGAATATATAATTACAGACGACGGAAAAGCATTTCCAAAAAGCATGGAATCAAAAACTGTTTTGAATTGGTTGTTAGAAAAAAATAATAAAAAGAATGTAGAAATTAAATATAATATAGAGATTCATAACATTGATAAAACAGAAAAGTTTATGGTAAATACTAATAAAGGAAAATATACTTCAAAGTTTTTAATATTAGCAACAGGCGGTAAATCCTATCCAGTGTTAGGTTCAAATGGGGATGGATATAAATTTGCAAAAAACTTTGGTCATAATATTGTTAAACCAAAACCTGCTTTAACCCCTATTATAATTAAAGATTTTCCTTTTAAAGATTTATCAGGGAATTCAATGAATGTTATAATAAGAAAAGAGAAAAAAATCTTTAAAGGGAATTTATTATTTACTCACAAAGGATTCTCTGGACCAGTGATATTAAATTCGTCTAGATATTTTAATGATGGCGATAATATAACAGTTTCCTTTGTAAATATTGACAACGAAGAGAAATTTAAAAGTGATTTTTTAGAATTATTAAATAAAAATAAGAATGAATTTCTATTTGATGCTTTAAAAAGATATAATTTAACAAAAAGATTTATAGCAATAATGTTTAAAAGACTTGATTTAAAAAGAAATAAAAAATGTAATAATGTAAGTAAAGAAGAAAGAAGTAAAATAATCAACTATTTATTCAAACAAAGTTTTGTTATTGAAAGAGTTGGAGACTTTAACATTGCAATAGTTACTTTAGGTGGCGTGGATACAAAAGAAATCGATTCCAAAACTATGGAATCGAAATTAGTTGAAAATTTATATTTTATAGGCGAAGTATTAGATGTAGACGGGGACACCGGAGGATATAATATTCAATGGGCTTTTTCTTCAGCTAAAGCCGCTAGCGATAATATAAACAAGATAATATAA